One Mycobacterium marseillense DNA window includes the following coding sequences:
- a CDS encoding aminotransferase class I/II-fold pyridoxal phosphate-dependent enzyme: MIRYSTQPRRLRVSALAAVANPSYARVDTWNLLDDACRHLAEVDLAGLDKTHDVARVKRLMDRIAAYERYWLYPGAGNLAVFRAHLESLSTVRLTEEVSLAVRLLSEYGDRAGLFDTSAPLDDQELVAQAKQQHFYTVLLADDAPSTAPDSLAECLRALRCPSDDVQFEILVVPSVEDAITAVALNGEIQAAIIRDDLPLRSRDRLPLMNTLLGPNEDADGVIPDRANDWVECGEWIRELRPHIDLYLLTDESIAAGDDTEPDVYDRTFYRLNDVTDLHSTVLAGLRNRYATPFFDALRAYAAAPVGQFHALPVARGASIFNSRSLQDMGEFYGRNIFMAETSTTSGGLDSLLDPHGNIKKAMDKAARTWNADHTYFVTNGTSTANKIVVQSLTRPGDIVLIDRNCHKSHHYGLVLAGAYPLYLDAYPLPQFAIYGAVSLRTIKQTLLDLEAAGQLHRVRMLLLTNCTFDGVVYNPLQVMQEVLAIKPDICFLWDEAWYAFATAVPWARQRTAMVAAERLEHMLVSPEYVEEYRKWAASMEGVDRSEWIERELMPDPTTARVRVYATHSTHKSLSALRQASMIHVRDQDFNALTRDAFGEAFLTHTSTSPNQQLLASLDLARRQVDIEGFQLVRQVYDMALVFRHRVRKDRLISKWFRILDESDLVPEEFRESSVSSYREVRQGALAEWNEAWRSDQFVLDATRVTLFVGATGMNGYDFREKILMERFGIQINKTSINSVLLIFTIGVTWSSVHYLLDVLRRVAIDFDRIEKAASVADRALQERHVEEITEDLPHLPDFSEFDVAFRPVDECNFGDMRSAFYAGYEETDREHVLIGMAGRRLAEGKTLVSTTFVVPYPPGFPVLVPGQVVSKEIVYFLAQLDVKEIHGYNPDLGLSVFTETALARMEAQRNAAQAAVGSVTAAFELPADASGMNGARNGASGAQTVPSVADNT, from the coding sequence ATGATTCGATACAGCACCCAGCCGCGACGACTGAGAGTCTCCGCGCTGGCGGCCGTGGCCAACCCGTCGTACGCCCGTGTCGACACCTGGAACCTGCTCGACGACGCCTGCCGTCACCTCGCCGAGGTGGATCTCGCCGGGCTCGACAAAACCCACGACGTGGCCCGGGTGAAGCGGCTGATGGATCGCATCGCCGCCTACGAGCGCTATTGGCTGTACCCGGGTGCGGGAAACCTGGCGGTCTTCCGCGCGCACCTGGAGAGCCTGTCCACGGTGCGGCTCACCGAAGAGGTCTCCCTGGCCGTGCGGCTGCTGAGCGAATATGGCGACCGCGCAGGCCTTTTCGACACCTCGGCGCCGCTGGATGACCAGGAGCTGGTGGCCCAGGCCAAACAGCAGCATTTCTACACCGTGTTGCTCGCCGACGACGCCCCGAGCACGGCGCCCGACAGCCTGGCCGAATGCCTGCGGGCGCTGCGGTGTCCGTCCGACGACGTGCAGTTCGAGATCCTGGTGGTCCCCAGCGTCGAGGACGCCATCACCGCGGTCGCCCTCAACGGGGAGATCCAGGCCGCGATCATCCGCGACGACCTGCCGCTGCGCTCCCGCGACCGCCTGCCGCTGATGAACACGCTGCTCGGGCCCAACGAGGACGCGGACGGGGTCATTCCCGATCGCGCCAACGACTGGGTGGAGTGCGGCGAGTGGATCCGGGAGTTGCGGCCCCACATCGACCTGTACCTGCTCACCGACGAGTCGATCGCGGCGGGCGACGACACCGAACCCGACGTCTACGACCGGACGTTCTACCGGCTCAACGACGTCACCGATCTGCACAGCACGGTGCTCGCCGGTCTGCGCAACCGCTATGCCACACCCTTTTTCGACGCGCTGCGGGCGTACGCGGCGGCGCCGGTCGGTCAGTTCCACGCGCTGCCCGTCGCGCGCGGGGCCAGCATCTTCAACTCCAGGTCGCTGCAGGACATGGGGGAGTTCTACGGCCGCAACATCTTCATGGCCGAAACCTCCACCACCTCCGGCGGTCTGGACTCGCTGCTCGACCCGCACGGCAACATCAAAAAGGCGATGGACAAGGCCGCGCGCACCTGGAACGCCGATCACACCTACTTCGTCACCAACGGGACGTCGACCGCCAACAAGATCGTCGTGCAGTCGCTGACCCGGCCCGGTGACATCGTGCTGATCGACCGCAACTGCCACAAATCGCACCACTACGGGCTGGTGCTGGCCGGCGCCTACCCGTTGTACCTGGACGCCTATCCGCTGCCGCAGTTCGCGATCTACGGGGCGGTGTCGCTGCGCACCATCAAGCAGACGCTGCTGGATCTGGAGGCGGCCGGCCAGCTGCATCGCGTGCGGATGCTGCTGCTGACCAACTGCACCTTCGACGGCGTCGTCTACAACCCGCTGCAGGTCATGCAGGAGGTGCTGGCGATCAAGCCGGACATCTGCTTTTTGTGGGACGAGGCGTGGTACGCCTTCGCCACGGCGGTGCCGTGGGCGCGGCAGCGGACCGCGATGGTGGCCGCCGAACGCCTCGAGCACATGCTGGTGTCGCCGGAATACGTTGAGGAATACCGGAAATGGGCCGCGTCGATGGAAGGCGTCGACCGCTCGGAGTGGATCGAGCGCGAGCTGATGCCCGACCCGACCACCGCCCGGGTCCGCGTCTACGCGACGCACTCCACGCACAAGTCGCTGTCGGCGCTGCGGCAGGCGTCGATGATCCACGTCCGTGACCAGGATTTCAACGCGCTGACCCGCGACGCGTTCGGGGAGGCGTTCTTGACCCACACGTCGACCTCACCGAACCAGCAGCTCCTCGCGTCGCTGGACCTGGCGCGCCGCCAGGTCGACATCGAGGGCTTCCAGCTGGTCCGGCAGGTCTACGACATGGCGCTGGTCTTCCGGCACCGGGTGCGCAAGGACCGGCTGATCAGCAAGTGGTTCCGCATCCTCGACGAATCCGACCTGGTGCCAGAGGAATTCCGGGAGTCGTCGGTCAGTTCGTACCGCGAGGTCAGGCAGGGTGCGCTGGCCGAATGGAACGAGGCGTGGCGCTCCGATCAGTTTGTGCTGGACGCGACCCGGGTGACCTTGTTCGTGGGCGCGACCGGGATGAACGGCTACGACTTCCGCGAGAAGATCCTGATGGAGCGATTCGGCATCCAGATCAACAAGACGTCGATCAACAGCGTGCTGCTGATCTTCACGATCGGCGTCACCTGGTCCAGCGTGCATTACCTGCTCGACGTGTTACGAAGGGTGGCAATCGATTTCGACCGCATCGAGAAGGCGGCCAGCGTCGCCGACCGGGCGCTGCAGGAGCGTCATGTCGAGGAGATCACCGAGGATCTGCCGCATCTGCCCGACTTCAGCGAATTCGACGTCGCGTTCCGGCCCGTAGACGAATGCAACTTCGGCGACATGCGATCGGCGTTCTACGCCGGCTACGAGGAGACCGACCGCGAACACGTGCTGATCGGCATGGCCGGGCGACGCCTGGCCGAGGGCAAGACGCTGGTGTCGACCACCTTCGTGGTGCCCTACCCGCCGGGCTTCCCGGTGCTCGTGCCCGGCCAGGTGGTCTCCAAGGAGATCGTCTACTTCCTCGCGCAGCTCGACGTCAAGGAAATCCACGGGTACAACCCGGATTTGGGGCTGTCGGTCTTCACCGAGACCGCGCTCGCGCGCATGGAAGCCCAACGCAACGCCGCGCAGGCCGCGGTCGGCTCGGTGACCGCGGCGTTCGAACTGCCCGCCGACGCCTCCGGCATGAACGGGGCGCGCAACGGTGCCAGCGGCGCCCAAACCGTGCCGTCGGTCGCCGACAACACCTGA
- a CDS encoding antitermination protein NusB, protein MSRLELRLVVAAVLAATVVVGAVVCAAYGWTIVASVLSIFALGVGAWLYHCVERVAVARRISTVRSAARPLQPLLPVMAAIMGLTQGVVRALSDVTDLPARRRELPVLRWADARANRRMIEGDGEPDR, encoded by the coding sequence ATGAGCCGGTTGGAGCTGCGCCTGGTCGTTGCGGCCGTGCTGGCTGCGACGGTGGTGGTGGGTGCGGTGGTGTGCGCCGCCTACGGGTGGACCATCGTCGCCTCGGTGCTCTCGATCTTCGCGCTGGGGGTGGGCGCCTGGCTCTATCACTGCGTCGAACGGGTGGCAGTCGCCCGCCGCATCAGCACGGTGCGCTCGGCCGCCCGGCCGCTGCAGCCGCTGCTGCCGGTGATGGCCGCGATCATGGGCCTGACGCAGGGCGTGGTGCGAGCGCTCAGCGACGTCACCGACCTGCCGGCCCGCCGCCGGGAGTTGCCCGTGCTGCGGTGGGCGGACGCCCGCGCCAACCGGCGGATGATCGAAGGTGACGGCGAGCCGGATCGCTGA
- the nusB gene encoding transcription antitermination factor NusB produces the protein MSRPVKGRHQARKRAVDLLFEAEARGLSPAEVVDVRTGLAEANPEIAPLQPYTVAAARGVGEHAAHIDDLISSHLQGWTLDRLPAVDRAILRVAVWELLYADDVPEPVAVDEAVQLAKELSTDDSPGFVNGVLGHVMLVTPQIRAAAQAVRGAVGSDAAGTPEERGPQP, from the coding sequence GTGAGCCGGCCCGTTAAAGGGCGACATCAGGCTCGCAAGCGCGCCGTCGACCTGTTGTTCGAAGCCGAGGCGCGCGGGCTGAGCCCCGCTGAGGTGGTCGACGTGCGCACCGGGCTGGCCGAGGCGAACCCCGAAATCGCGCCCCTGCAGCCGTATACGGTCGCGGCGGCGCGGGGCGTGGGCGAACACGCCGCACACATCGACGACCTCATCAGCTCGCACCTGCAGGGCTGGACGCTGGACCGGCTGCCCGCCGTGGACCGCGCCATCCTGCGGGTCGCGGTGTGGGAGCTGCTGTACGCCGACGACGTGCCGGAGCCGGTCGCCGTCGACGAGGCGGTCCAGCTGGCCAAGGAGCTGTCCACCGACGACTCGCCGGGCTTCGTCAACGGGGTGCTCGGCCACGTCATGCTGGTGACCCCGCAGATCAGGGCGGCCGCCCAGGCCGTCCGGGGCGCGGTGGGTTCCGACGCCGCCGGCACACCGGAGGAGCGCGGACCGCAGCCATGA
- the efp gene encoding elongation factor P — protein MASTADFKNGLVLVIDGQLWQIVEFQHVKPGKGPAFVRTKLKNVLSGKVVDKTYNAGVKVETATVDRRDSTYLYRDGSDFVFMDSQDYEQHPLPESLVGDAARFLLEGLPVQVAFHDGAPLYLELPVSVEMEVTHTEPGLQGDRSSAGTKPATVETGAEIQVPLFINTGDKLKVDTRDGSYLGRVNA, from the coding sequence GTGGCAAGCACTGCCGATTTCAAGAATGGACTGGTGCTGGTGATCGACGGCCAGCTGTGGCAGATCGTCGAGTTCCAGCACGTCAAACCCGGCAAGGGCCCGGCGTTCGTGCGCACCAAGCTGAAGAACGTCCTCTCCGGCAAGGTCGTCGACAAGACGTACAACGCCGGGGTGAAGGTGGAAACCGCGACCGTGGACCGGCGCGATTCCACGTACCTGTACCGCGACGGCTCGGACTTCGTGTTCATGGACAGCCAGGACTACGAGCAGCACCCGCTGCCGGAGTCGCTGGTCGGCGACGCCGCCCGGTTCCTACTCGAGGGCCTGCCGGTGCAGGTGGCCTTCCACGACGGGGCGCCGCTGTACCTCGAGCTGCCGGTGTCGGTCGAGATGGAGGTCACCCACACCGAGCCCGGCCTGCAGGGCGACCGCTCCAGCGCGGGCACCAAACCCGCCACCGTGGAAACCGGGGCGGAGATTCAGGTGCCGCTGTTCATCAACACCGGGGACAAGCTGAAGGTGGACACCCGCGACGGCAGCTACCTGGGACGTGTCAACGCGTGA
- a CDS encoding M24 family metallopeptidase → MTHSQRRDRLRARLQTNGLDALLVTDLVNVRYLSGFTGSNGALLVFADDFNDRGPVLATDGRYRTQAAEQAPDVDVAIERALGRYLVGQAADAGARTLGFESNVVTVDGFDALTGELNDRKACTELVKAAGTVEALREVKDAGEVALLRLACEAADAALTDLVARGGLRPGRTEREVSRELEALMLDHGADAISFETIVAAGPNSAIPHHRPTDAALAAGDFVKIDFGALVGGYHSDMTRTFVLGKAADWQLEIYQLVADSQRAGREALCAGADLRGVDAAARQVIADAGYGEQFSHSLGHGVGLEIHEAPGIGATSTGTLLGESVVTVEPGVYLPGRGGVRIEDTLVVPEQGRAQAPELLTKFPKELAVLS, encoded by the coding sequence GTGACACATTCACAGCGTCGAGACAGGCTCAGAGCGCGGCTGCAGACCAATGGATTGGATGCGCTGCTGGTCACGGACCTGGTCAACGTCCGTTATCTCTCCGGATTCACCGGGTCGAACGGCGCGTTGCTGGTGTTCGCCGACGACTTCAACGACCGAGGCCCCGTGCTGGCGACCGACGGCCGCTACCGCACCCAGGCCGCCGAGCAGGCGCCGGATGTGGACGTCGCCATCGAACGCGCGCTGGGGCGCTATCTCGTCGGCCAGGCGGCCGACGCGGGCGCGCGCACGCTGGGTTTCGAAAGCAACGTGGTGACCGTCGACGGATTCGACGCCCTGACCGGCGAGCTGAACGACCGGAAGGCGTGCACCGAGCTGGTGAAGGCCGCTGGAACCGTCGAGGCGTTGCGCGAGGTCAAGGACGCCGGTGAGGTCGCCCTGCTGCGCCTGGCCTGCGAGGCGGCCGACGCCGCGCTCACCGACCTGGTGGCGCGGGGCGGGCTGCGGCCCGGCCGCACCGAGCGCGAGGTCAGCCGGGAGCTGGAGGCCCTGATGCTCGACCACGGGGCCGACGCGATCTCGTTCGAGACGATCGTGGCCGCGGGGCCGAACTCGGCGATCCCGCACCATCGCCCCACCGACGCGGCGCTGGCGGCCGGCGATTTCGTCAAGATCGACTTCGGCGCGCTGGTCGGCGGCTACCACTCCGACATGACGCGCACGTTCGTGCTCGGCAAGGCGGCCGACTGGCAGCTGGAGATCTACCAATTGGTTGCCGACTCGCAGCGGGCCGGCCGCGAGGCGCTGTGCGCCGGCGCCGACCTGCGCGGGGTGGACGCCGCGGCCCGCCAGGTGATCGCCGACGCCGGCTACGGCGAGCAGTTCAGCCACAGCCTGGGCCACGGCGTGGGCCTGGAGATCCACGAGGCGCCCGGCATCGGAGCGACCTCCACCGGCACGTTGCTGGGCGAATCCGTGGTGACCGTGGAGCCCGGCGTCTACCTGCCCGGCCGCGGCGGTGTCCGCATCGAGGACACCCTGGTGGTGCCCGAGCAGGGCCGCGCGCAGGCCCCGGAACTGCTCACCAAATTCCCCAAAGAGCTCGCCGTTTTGTCCTAG
- a CDS encoding B-4DMT family transporter, producing MSNWMLRGLVYAAAMVVVRLFQGALINAWQTQAGLFSVVLLLLFIIGVAVWGVLDGRADAIANPDPDRRGDLAMTWLLAGLVAGLVSGAVSWLIALVYTGLYTGGLLNELTTFAAFTALCVFLPGIIGVTIGRWRVDRNPPPRRPGTDEERADTDVFSAVRADDAPTGEIPAGGAQAEERTSAVATAEREGPTEAMPTEESPTETIAKTEDDPKTEVIPTAGEPGAEPKKN from the coding sequence ATGAGTAACTGGATGCTGCGCGGATTGGTGTACGCCGCGGCGATGGTCGTCGTTCGATTGTTCCAAGGTGCGCTGATCAACGCGTGGCAGACCCAGGCTGGTTTGTTCAGCGTGGTGCTGCTGCTGCTGTTCATCATCGGGGTGGCGGTGTGGGGCGTTCTGGACGGCCGGGCCGACGCCATCGCCAACCCCGATCCGGATCGCCGCGGCGATCTGGCGATGACCTGGCTGCTGGCCGGCCTGGTCGCGGGCCTGGTCAGCGGCGCCGTCTCCTGGCTGATCGCGCTGGTGTACACCGGCCTGTACACCGGGGGCCTGCTCAACGAGCTGACGACGTTCGCGGCCTTCACCGCGCTGTGCGTCTTCCTGCCCGGCATTATCGGCGTGACCATCGGCCGCTGGCGGGTGGACCGCAATCCCCCGCCGCGCCGGCCCGGCACGGACGAGGAACGCGCCGACACCGACGTGTTCTCGGCGGTGCGCGCCGACGACGCGCCCACCGGTGAGATTCCCGCGGGCGGCGCGCAGGCCGAGGAGCGGACCTCCGCGGTCGCTACGGCCGAGCGCGAGGGGCCCACGGAAGCGATGCCCACCGAGGAATCCCCCACCGAGACGATCGCCAAGACCGAGGACGACCCCAAGACCGAGGTCATCCCGACCGCCGGCGAGCCGGGCGCGGAGCCGAAAAAGAACTAG
- the aroQ gene encoding type II 3-dehydroquinate dehydratase: MSTTANGTVQVINGPNLGRLGRREPDVYGDTTHEQLAELIEREAAALGLKAVVRQSDSEAQLLDWIHAAADAKEPVILNAGGLTHTSVALRDACAELSAPLIEVHISNVHAREEFRRHSYLSPVATGVIVGLGVQGYLFALRYLAG; this comes from the coding sequence ATGAGCACGACGGCGAACGGCACCGTGCAGGTGATCAACGGGCCCAACCTGGGCCGGCTCGGCCGGCGCGAGCCCGACGTGTACGGCGACACGACGCACGAGCAGCTGGCGGAGCTGATCGAGCGGGAAGCCGCCGCGCTCGGCCTCAAAGCCGTTGTGCGACAAAGCGACAGCGAGGCGCAGCTACTGGACTGGATCCACGCGGCGGCCGACGCGAAAGAGCCGGTGATCCTCAACGCCGGCGGGCTCACCCACACCTCGGTGGCGCTGCGCGACGCGTGCGCCGAATTGAGCGCGCCGCTGATCGAGGTGCACATCTCGAATGTGCATGCGCGCGAAGAGTTCCGGCGGCATTCCTACCTGAGCCCGGTCGCGACCGGGGTGATCGTGGGACTGGGCGTGCAGGGCTATCTGTTCGCCCTGCGTTATCTGGCCGGCTGA
- the aroB gene encoding 3-dehydroquinate synthase has product MTPQNDPVTIEVAVDPPYPVIIGTGLLTELEELLCDRHKVAIVHQPVLAETAELIRSRLADKGVDAHRIEIPDAEDGKDLPVVGFLWEVLGRIGIGRKDALVSLGGGAATDVAGFAAATWLRGVDIVHVPTTLLGMVDAAVGGKTGINTDAGKNLVGSFHQPRAVLVDLATLHTLPPNELVAGMAEIVKAGFIADPVILDLIEADPKAAVDPSGAVLAELIRRAIAVKAKVVAADEKESELREILNYGHTLGHAIERRERYEWRHGAAVSVGLVFAAELARLAGRLDDATAQRHRTILSALGLPVSYDAEALPQLLEYMAGDKKSRAGVLRFVVLDGLAKPGRLAGPDPSLLAAAYAGLAEAQA; this is encoded by the coding sequence ATGACCCCGCAGAATGACCCGGTCACCATCGAGGTTGCCGTCGACCCGCCGTACCCGGTGATCATCGGCACCGGCCTGCTGACGGAGCTCGAGGAGCTCCTGTGCGACCGGCACAAGGTGGCCATCGTGCACCAACCGGTCCTGGCGGAGACCGCCGAGCTGATCCGAAGCCGGTTGGCGGACAAGGGTGTTGACGCGCACCGCATCGAAATCCCGGACGCCGAGGACGGCAAGGACCTGCCGGTCGTGGGATTCCTGTGGGAAGTGTTGGGCCGCATCGGGATTGGGCGCAAGGACGCGTTGGTCAGCCTCGGCGGCGGCGCGGCCACCGACGTCGCCGGCTTCGCGGCGGCCACCTGGCTACGCGGCGTGGATATCGTGCACGTGCCCACGACGCTGCTGGGCATGGTCGACGCGGCCGTCGGCGGCAAGACCGGCATCAACACCGACGCGGGGAAGAACCTGGTCGGGTCGTTCCACCAGCCCCGCGCGGTCCTCGTCGACCTCGCGACGCTGCACACGTTGCCGCCCAACGAACTTGTCGCCGGGATGGCCGAAATCGTCAAGGCGGGCTTCATCGCCGACCCGGTGATCCTCGACCTCATCGAGGCCGACCCGAAGGCCGCCGTGGACCCGTCCGGTGCGGTGCTCGCGGAGCTGATCCGCCGCGCGATCGCGGTCAAGGCGAAGGTCGTCGCCGCCGACGAGAAGGAATCGGAGCTGCGCGAAATCCTCAACTACGGGCACACATTGGGGCATGCGATCGAGCGCCGTGAGCGCTACGAGTGGCGTCACGGCGCGGCGGTGTCGGTGGGCCTGGTCTTCGCCGCCGAACTGGCCCGCCTCGCCGGGCGTCTCGACGACGCCACCGCGCAGCGCCACCGCACCATCTTGTCCGCGCTCGGCCTGCCCGTCAGCTACGACGCCGAGGCGTTGCCGCAGTTGCTGGAATACATGGCGGGAGACAAGAAGTCGCGCGCCGGTGTGCTGCGGTTCGTGGTCCTCGACGGGCTGGCCAAGCCGGGCCGGTTGGCCGGCCCCGACCCGTCGCTGTTGGCGGCGGCATACGCCGGACTCGCGGAGGCGCAGGCATGA